A stretch of Vespula vulgaris chromosome 15, iyVesVulg1.1, whole genome shotgun sequence DNA encodes these proteins:
- the LOC127069354 gene encoding uncharacterized protein LOC127069354 isoform X1 encodes MSFLLATSQLGYLTNKEKEDFLYSDEDGENYNFKYISGNRFKYIIKDVQRERCRDEEERAWCRFVKQQELNSNISTNEYNREDRELRRLEEDALPEYKLGSYVEGSKRNDHKSIYPIKEHGEENFTNRITETKSNDTITIDMDRSILREDLLPYMRFIKSKRSSDLRRTSSDIVQSKHPKQDIVGNFECNSTPELSIEYESDKEDNISVQPDPLTAHRIVIMQQRISELLDEISFRLDRIPLPDGDIDLKRRQQRVMEFCIRLSRNYLYDLTRYVNDIQKHMRAISPSAKIKSGRRGITFHMQIIEQKLIASHQLLLHGLTAYCRHIPCSIPQGHSKKIKELLKVVTDLKDICDHIQLTRNYFGSGDTCTLPLEKETQAKCNAILSKLKLSSGTESQLDDYNTVSNIVIPLNVPRARNRSKRKNLETRLRMYNNMEAKAYKSNFRRKSSACHIKDKKTDTRHNKIIYNEHLSLPQQPNSSPITNAFSKEIIQEDDTKYKTSLKEDDIKTIMGTVPVDSDNDTNLEIQSKHTNRLLLSKKAKVMKESPNKLYNVKFYKGEARHNKLRSSHSNHYNDSINKINDSATSDEVLFEFLPKYQSFQDFNNKDISNGDFRNHIPKKHSVSKSKKEINKDRRNMNLVCLSSLDNISNERTCCNAMSHLDNHKSQNSLIQLFISKETEAKFLKYRIEYYHLFKCSPMYSNKTQNKPWNIVAWISDKLVDELINEIAKELEMQDIIQKMYQLEFKEF; translated from the exons ATGTCATTTTTATTAGCAACTTCGCAACTCGGCTACCTGACGaataaggaaaaggaagactTTTTGTATTCAGACGAGGATGGAGAAAATTACAATTTCAAG taCATATCTGGAAATCGATTCAAGTACATAATAAAAGATgtgcaaagagaaagatgcaGAGACGAGGAGGAACGTGCATGGTGTAGATTTGTAAAACAACAAGAATTAAACAGTAATATAAG cACTAATGAGTATAACAGGGAAGATAGAGAATTAAGAAGATTGGAGGAAGATGCACTTCCGGAATATAAATTAGGATCTTACGTAGAAGGCAGTAAAAGGAATGATCATAAATCTATTTATCCA aTAAAAGAACacggagaagaaaattttacaaacaggataacagaaacaaaaagcaaTGATACTATTACTATCGACATGGATCGGTCGATCTTAAGAGAAGATTTATTGCCATATATgagatttataaaatctaaaagatCTTCAGATCTGAGAAGAACTTCGTCTGATATTGTACAAAGCAAACATCCAAAACAAGACATAGTAGGCAATTTCGAATGCAATTCTACTCCAGAATTGAGCATAGAATATGAAAGcgataaagaagataatatttctGTGCAACCAGATCCACTAACTGCGCATAGAATTGTAATAATGCAACAAAGGATTTCTGAATTGTTAGATGAAATCTCATTCAGATTAGACAGAATTCCACTGCCCGATGGTGACATAGACTTGAAACGGAGACAACAACGTGTTATGGAATTTTGTATAAGATTgtcgagaaattatttatacgatctTACCAGATATGTCAATGACATTCAGAAACATATGCGCGCTATTTCACCATCTGCAAAGATAAAATCTGGTCGTAGAGGCATTACGTTTCACATGCAGATTATTGAACAAAAATTGATAGCTTCTCATCAGTTATTATTGCATGGATTAACTGCTTATTGTAGGCATATTCCTTGTTCAATTCCGCAAGGTCattctaaaaaaattaaagaactATTAAAAGTAGTGACTGATTTGAAAGATATTTGTGATCATATTCAATTGACTAGAAATTATTTTGGCTCTGGAGATACCTGTACGTTACCACTG GAAAAAGAGACACAAGCCAAGTGTAACGCTATTTTGTCTAAGTTGAAACTGAGTTCAGGAACTGAATCGCAATTAGATGATTATAATACAGTTTCAAATATAGTTATTCCACTAAATGTACCACGGGCAAGAAACCGTTCTAAACGTAAGAATTTGGAAACTCGATTgagaatgtataataatatggaAGCTAAAGCATATAAGAGCAATTTTAGAAGAAAATCCTCAG CATGTCatataaaggataaaaaaactGATACACgtcataataaaattatttataacgaacATTTATCTTTACCGCAACAACCAAATTCTAGTCCAATTACGAATgcattttctaaagaaattatCCAAGAAGATGACACAAAGTATAAAACATCCTTGAAAGAAGATGATATTAAGACAATAATGGGAACAGTTCCTGTAGATTCTGATAAT GATACCAACTTGGAAATACAATCCAAGCATACTAATAGATTGCTATTATCAAAAAAGGCAAAGGTCATGAAAGAGTCGcctaataaattgtataatgtaaaattttataaaggcGAGGCGAGacataataaattaagaaGTAGTCATTCAAATCATTATAATGATTCAATAAATAAG ataaatgATTCAGCAACTTCCGACGAAGTATTGTTTGAATTTCTTCCAAAGTATCAATCTTTTcaagattttaataataaagatatttcaaaTGGCGATTTTAGAAATCACATACCGAAGAAACATTCTGTATCAAAAAG CAAAAAAGAGATCAATAAGGATAGAAGAAACATGAATTTGGTTTGTCTCTCATCTTTGGATAACATATCCAACGAACGTACATGTTGTAATGCTATGAGTCACCTGGACAACCATAAAAGT CAGAATAGTCTCatccaattatttatttctaaagaaaCTGAAgcgaaatttttgaaatatagaatcgaatactatcatttatttaaatgtagtCCGATGTATTCTAACAAAACGCAAAATAAGCCATGGAATATTGTGGCATG gATTTCTGATAAACTTGTGgatgaattaattaacgaaattgCAAAGGAACTAGAAATGCAAGATATAATCCAAAAAATGTATCAACtagaatttaaagaattttaa
- the LOC127069354 gene encoding uncharacterized protein LOC127069354 isoform X2, producing MEEKKKKYLYYHYYNFWGEILVLYFNMCVFFKFKYISGNRFKYIIKDVQRERCRDEEERAWCRFVKQQELNSNISTNEYNREDRELRRLEEDALPEYKLGSYVEGSKRNDHKSIYPIKEHGEENFTNRITETKSNDTITIDMDRSILREDLLPYMRFIKSKRSSDLRRTSSDIVQSKHPKQDIVGNFECNSTPELSIEYESDKEDNISVQPDPLTAHRIVIMQQRISELLDEISFRLDRIPLPDGDIDLKRRQQRVMEFCIRLSRNYLYDLTRYVNDIQKHMRAISPSAKIKSGRRGITFHMQIIEQKLIASHQLLLHGLTAYCRHIPCSIPQGHSKKIKELLKVVTDLKDICDHIQLTRNYFGSGDTCTLPLEKETQAKCNAILSKLKLSSGTESQLDDYNTVSNIVIPLNVPRARNRSKRKNLETRLRMYNNMEAKAYKSNFRRKSSACHIKDKKTDTRHNKIIYNEHLSLPQQPNSSPITNAFSKEIIQEDDTKYKTSLKEDDIKTIMGTVPVDSDNDTNLEIQSKHTNRLLLSKKAKVMKESPNKLYNVKFYKGEARHNKLRSSHSNHYNDSINKINDSATSDEVLFEFLPKYQSFQDFNNKDISNGDFRNHIPKKHSVSKSKKEINKDRRNMNLVCLSSLDNISNERTCCNAMSHLDNHKSQNSLIQLFISKETEAKFLKYRIEYYHLFKCSPMYSNKTQNKPWNIVAWISDKLVDELINEIAKELEMQDIIQKMYQLEFKEF from the exons atggaagaaaaaaaaaagaaatacttatactatcattattataatttttgggGAGAAATTttggtattatattttaatatgtgcgtattttttaaatttaagtaCATATCTGGAAATCGATTCAAGTACATAATAAAAGATgtgcaaagagaaagatgcaGAGACGAGGAGGAACGTGCATGGTGTAGATTTGTAAAACAACAAGAATTAAACAGTAATATAAG cACTAATGAGTATAACAGGGAAGATAGAGAATTAAGAAGATTGGAGGAAGATGCACTTCCGGAATATAAATTAGGATCTTACGTAGAAGGCAGTAAAAGGAATGATCATAAATCTATTTATCCA aTAAAAGAACacggagaagaaaattttacaaacaggataacagaaacaaaaagcaaTGATACTATTACTATCGACATGGATCGGTCGATCTTAAGAGAAGATTTATTGCCATATATgagatttataaaatctaaaagatCTTCAGATCTGAGAAGAACTTCGTCTGATATTGTACAAAGCAAACATCCAAAACAAGACATAGTAGGCAATTTCGAATGCAATTCTACTCCAGAATTGAGCATAGAATATGAAAGcgataaagaagataatatttctGTGCAACCAGATCCACTAACTGCGCATAGAATTGTAATAATGCAACAAAGGATTTCTGAATTGTTAGATGAAATCTCATTCAGATTAGACAGAATTCCACTGCCCGATGGTGACATAGACTTGAAACGGAGACAACAACGTGTTATGGAATTTTGTATAAGATTgtcgagaaattatttatacgatctTACCAGATATGTCAATGACATTCAGAAACATATGCGCGCTATTTCACCATCTGCAAAGATAAAATCTGGTCGTAGAGGCATTACGTTTCACATGCAGATTATTGAACAAAAATTGATAGCTTCTCATCAGTTATTATTGCATGGATTAACTGCTTATTGTAGGCATATTCCTTGTTCAATTCCGCAAGGTCattctaaaaaaattaaagaactATTAAAAGTAGTGACTGATTTGAAAGATATTTGTGATCATATTCAATTGACTAGAAATTATTTTGGCTCTGGAGATACCTGTACGTTACCACTG GAAAAAGAGACACAAGCCAAGTGTAACGCTATTTTGTCTAAGTTGAAACTGAGTTCAGGAACTGAATCGCAATTAGATGATTATAATACAGTTTCAAATATAGTTATTCCACTAAATGTACCACGGGCAAGAAACCGTTCTAAACGTAAGAATTTGGAAACTCGATTgagaatgtataataatatggaAGCTAAAGCATATAAGAGCAATTTTAGAAGAAAATCCTCAG CATGTCatataaaggataaaaaaactGATACACgtcataataaaattatttataacgaacATTTATCTTTACCGCAACAACCAAATTCTAGTCCAATTACGAATgcattttctaaagaaattatCCAAGAAGATGACACAAAGTATAAAACATCCTTGAAAGAAGATGATATTAAGACAATAATGGGAACAGTTCCTGTAGATTCTGATAAT GATACCAACTTGGAAATACAATCCAAGCATACTAATAGATTGCTATTATCAAAAAAGGCAAAGGTCATGAAAGAGTCGcctaataaattgtataatgtaaaattttataaaggcGAGGCGAGacataataaattaagaaGTAGTCATTCAAATCATTATAATGATTCAATAAATAAG ataaatgATTCAGCAACTTCCGACGAAGTATTGTTTGAATTTCTTCCAAAGTATCAATCTTTTcaagattttaataataaagatatttcaaaTGGCGATTTTAGAAATCACATACCGAAGAAACATTCTGTATCAAAAAG CAAAAAAGAGATCAATAAGGATAGAAGAAACATGAATTTGGTTTGTCTCTCATCTTTGGATAACATATCCAACGAACGTACATGTTGTAATGCTATGAGTCACCTGGACAACCATAAAAGT CAGAATAGTCTCatccaattatttatttctaaagaaaCTGAAgcgaaatttttgaaatatagaatcgaatactatcatttatttaaatgtagtCCGATGTATTCTAACAAAACGCAAAATAAGCCATGGAATATTGTGGCATG gATTTCTGATAAACTTGTGgatgaattaattaacgaaattgCAAAGGAACTAGAAATGCAAGATATAATCCAAAAAATGTATCAACtagaatttaaagaattttaa
- the LOC127069354 gene encoding uncharacterized protein LOC127069354 isoform X4, with translation MSFLLATSQLGYLTNKEKEDFLYSDEDGENYNFKYISGNRFKYIIKDVQRERCRDEEERAWCRFVKQQELNSNISTNEYNREDRELRRLEEDALPEYKLGSYVEGSKRNDHKSIYPIKEHGEENFTNRITETKSNDTITIDMDRSILREDLLPYMRFIKSKRSSDLRRTSSDIVQSKHPKQDIVGNFECNSTPELSIEYESDKEDNISVQPDPLTAHRIVIMQQRISELLDEISFRLDRIPLPDGDIDLKRRQQRVMEFCIRLSRNYLYDLTRYVNDIQKHMRAISPSAKIKSGRRGITFHMQIIEQKLIASHQLLLHGLTAYCRHIPCSIPQGHSKKIKELLKVVTDLKDICDHIQLTRNYFGSGDTCTLPLEKETQAKCNAILSKLKLSSGTESQLDDYNTVSNIVIPLNVPRARNRSKRKNLETRLRMYNNMEAKAYKSNFRRKSSACHIKDKKTDTRHNKIIYNEHLSLPQQPNSSPITNAFSKEIIQEDDTKYKTSLKEDDIKTIMGTVPVDSDNDTNLEIQSKHTNRLLLSKKAKVMKESPNKLYNVKFYKGEARHNKLRSSHSNHYNDSINKINDSATSDEVLFEFLPKYQSFQDFNNKDISNGDFRNHIPKKHSVSKSKKEINKDRRNMNLVCLSSLDNISNERTCCNAMSHLDNHKSYIKTKKRKRKKHFTAE, from the exons ATGTCATTTTTATTAGCAACTTCGCAACTCGGCTACCTGACGaataaggaaaaggaagactTTTTGTATTCAGACGAGGATGGAGAAAATTACAATTTCAAG taCATATCTGGAAATCGATTCAAGTACATAATAAAAGATgtgcaaagagaaagatgcaGAGACGAGGAGGAACGTGCATGGTGTAGATTTGTAAAACAACAAGAATTAAACAGTAATATAAG cACTAATGAGTATAACAGGGAAGATAGAGAATTAAGAAGATTGGAGGAAGATGCACTTCCGGAATATAAATTAGGATCTTACGTAGAAGGCAGTAAAAGGAATGATCATAAATCTATTTATCCA aTAAAAGAACacggagaagaaaattttacaaacaggataacagaaacaaaaagcaaTGATACTATTACTATCGACATGGATCGGTCGATCTTAAGAGAAGATTTATTGCCATATATgagatttataaaatctaaaagatCTTCAGATCTGAGAAGAACTTCGTCTGATATTGTACAAAGCAAACATCCAAAACAAGACATAGTAGGCAATTTCGAATGCAATTCTACTCCAGAATTGAGCATAGAATATGAAAGcgataaagaagataatatttctGTGCAACCAGATCCACTAACTGCGCATAGAATTGTAATAATGCAACAAAGGATTTCTGAATTGTTAGATGAAATCTCATTCAGATTAGACAGAATTCCACTGCCCGATGGTGACATAGACTTGAAACGGAGACAACAACGTGTTATGGAATTTTGTATAAGATTgtcgagaaattatttatacgatctTACCAGATATGTCAATGACATTCAGAAACATATGCGCGCTATTTCACCATCTGCAAAGATAAAATCTGGTCGTAGAGGCATTACGTTTCACATGCAGATTATTGAACAAAAATTGATAGCTTCTCATCAGTTATTATTGCATGGATTAACTGCTTATTGTAGGCATATTCCTTGTTCAATTCCGCAAGGTCattctaaaaaaattaaagaactATTAAAAGTAGTGACTGATTTGAAAGATATTTGTGATCATATTCAATTGACTAGAAATTATTTTGGCTCTGGAGATACCTGTACGTTACCACTG GAAAAAGAGACACAAGCCAAGTGTAACGCTATTTTGTCTAAGTTGAAACTGAGTTCAGGAACTGAATCGCAATTAGATGATTATAATACAGTTTCAAATATAGTTATTCCACTAAATGTACCACGGGCAAGAAACCGTTCTAAACGTAAGAATTTGGAAACTCGATTgagaatgtataataatatggaAGCTAAAGCATATAAGAGCAATTTTAGAAGAAAATCCTCAG CATGTCatataaaggataaaaaaactGATACACgtcataataaaattatttataacgaacATTTATCTTTACCGCAACAACCAAATTCTAGTCCAATTACGAATgcattttctaaagaaattatCCAAGAAGATGACACAAAGTATAAAACATCCTTGAAAGAAGATGATATTAAGACAATAATGGGAACAGTTCCTGTAGATTCTGATAAT GATACCAACTTGGAAATACAATCCAAGCATACTAATAGATTGCTATTATCAAAAAAGGCAAAGGTCATGAAAGAGTCGcctaataaattgtataatgtaaaattttataaaggcGAGGCGAGacataataaattaagaaGTAGTCATTCAAATCATTATAATGATTCAATAAATAAG ataaatgATTCAGCAACTTCCGACGAAGTATTGTTTGAATTTCTTCCAAAGTATCAATCTTTTcaagattttaataataaagatatttcaaaTGGCGATTTTAGAAATCACATACCGAAGAAACATTCTGTATCAAAAAG CAAAAAAGAGATCAATAAGGATAGAAGAAACATGAATTTGGTTTGTCTCTCATCTTTGGATAACATATCCAACGAACGTACATGTTGTAATGCTATGAGTCACCTGGACAACCATAAAAGT tacataaaaacaaagaaaagaaaaagaaaaaaacattttacagCAGAATAG
- the LOC127069354 gene encoding uncharacterized protein LOC127069354 isoform X5: MSFLLATSQLGYLTNKEKEDFLYSDEDGENYNFKYISGNRFKYIIKDVQRERCRDEEERAWCRFVKQQELNSNISTNEYNREDRELRRLEEDALPEYKLGSYVEGSKRNDHKSIYPIKEHGEENFTNRITETKSNDTITIDMDRSILREDLLPYMRFIKSKRSSDLRRTSSDIVQSKHPKQDIVGNFECNSTPELSIEYESDKEDNISVQPDPLTAHRIVIMQQRISELLDEISFRLDRIPLPDGDIDLKRRQQRVMEFCIRLSRNYLYDLTRYVNDIQKHMRAISPSAKIKSGRRGITFHMQIIEQKLIASHQLLLHGLTAYCRHIPCSIPQGHSKKIKELLKVVTDLKDICDHIQLTRNYFGSGDTCTLPLEKETQAKCNAILSKLKLSSGTESQLDDYNTVSNIVIPLNVPRARNRSKRKNLETRLRMYNNMEAKAYKSNFRRKSSACHIKDKKTDTRHNKIIYNEHLSLPQQPNSSPITNAFSKEIIQEDDTKYKTSLKEDDIKTIMGTVPVDSDNDTNLEIQSKHTNRLLLSKKAKVMKESPNKLYNVKFYKGEARHNKLRSSHSNHYNDSINKINDSATSDEVLFEFLPKYQSFQDFNNKDISNGDFRNHIPKKHSVSKSKKEINKDRRNMNLVCLSSLDNISNERTCCNAMSHLDNHKSDF, translated from the exons ATGTCATTTTTATTAGCAACTTCGCAACTCGGCTACCTGACGaataaggaaaaggaagactTTTTGTATTCAGACGAGGATGGAGAAAATTACAATTTCAAG taCATATCTGGAAATCGATTCAAGTACATAATAAAAGATgtgcaaagagaaagatgcaGAGACGAGGAGGAACGTGCATGGTGTAGATTTGTAAAACAACAAGAATTAAACAGTAATATAAG cACTAATGAGTATAACAGGGAAGATAGAGAATTAAGAAGATTGGAGGAAGATGCACTTCCGGAATATAAATTAGGATCTTACGTAGAAGGCAGTAAAAGGAATGATCATAAATCTATTTATCCA aTAAAAGAACacggagaagaaaattttacaaacaggataacagaaacaaaaagcaaTGATACTATTACTATCGACATGGATCGGTCGATCTTAAGAGAAGATTTATTGCCATATATgagatttataaaatctaaaagatCTTCAGATCTGAGAAGAACTTCGTCTGATATTGTACAAAGCAAACATCCAAAACAAGACATAGTAGGCAATTTCGAATGCAATTCTACTCCAGAATTGAGCATAGAATATGAAAGcgataaagaagataatatttctGTGCAACCAGATCCACTAACTGCGCATAGAATTGTAATAATGCAACAAAGGATTTCTGAATTGTTAGATGAAATCTCATTCAGATTAGACAGAATTCCACTGCCCGATGGTGACATAGACTTGAAACGGAGACAACAACGTGTTATGGAATTTTGTATAAGATTgtcgagaaattatttatacgatctTACCAGATATGTCAATGACATTCAGAAACATATGCGCGCTATTTCACCATCTGCAAAGATAAAATCTGGTCGTAGAGGCATTACGTTTCACATGCAGATTATTGAACAAAAATTGATAGCTTCTCATCAGTTATTATTGCATGGATTAACTGCTTATTGTAGGCATATTCCTTGTTCAATTCCGCAAGGTCattctaaaaaaattaaagaactATTAAAAGTAGTGACTGATTTGAAAGATATTTGTGATCATATTCAATTGACTAGAAATTATTTTGGCTCTGGAGATACCTGTACGTTACCACTG GAAAAAGAGACACAAGCCAAGTGTAACGCTATTTTGTCTAAGTTGAAACTGAGTTCAGGAACTGAATCGCAATTAGATGATTATAATACAGTTTCAAATATAGTTATTCCACTAAATGTACCACGGGCAAGAAACCGTTCTAAACGTAAGAATTTGGAAACTCGATTgagaatgtataataatatggaAGCTAAAGCATATAAGAGCAATTTTAGAAGAAAATCCTCAG CATGTCatataaaggataaaaaaactGATACACgtcataataaaattatttataacgaacATTTATCTTTACCGCAACAACCAAATTCTAGTCCAATTACGAATgcattttctaaagaaattatCCAAGAAGATGACACAAAGTATAAAACATCCTTGAAAGAAGATGATATTAAGACAATAATGGGAACAGTTCCTGTAGATTCTGATAAT GATACCAACTTGGAAATACAATCCAAGCATACTAATAGATTGCTATTATCAAAAAAGGCAAAGGTCATGAAAGAGTCGcctaataaattgtataatgtaaaattttataaaggcGAGGCGAGacataataaattaagaaGTAGTCATTCAAATCATTATAATGATTCAATAAATAAG ataaatgATTCAGCAACTTCCGACGAAGTATTGTTTGAATTTCTTCCAAAGTATCAATCTTTTcaagattttaataataaagatatttcaaaTGGCGATTTTAGAAATCACATACCGAAGAAACATTCTGTATCAAAAAG CAAAAAAGAGATCAATAAGGATAGAAGAAACATGAATTTGGTTTGTCTCTCATCTTTGGATAACATATCCAACGAACGTACATGTTGTAATGCTATGAGTCACCTGGACAACCATAAAAGT gATTTCTGA
- the LOC127069354 gene encoding uncharacterized protein LOC127069354 isoform X3 — MSFLLATSQLGYLTNKEKEDFLYSDEDGENYNFKYISGNRFKYIIKDVQRERCRDEEERAWCRFVKQQELNSNISTNEYNREDRELRRLEEDALPEYKLGSYVEGSKRNDHKSIYPIKEHGEENFTNRITETKSNDTITIDMDRSILREDLLPYMRFIKSKRSSDLRRTSSDIVQSKHPKQDIVGNFECNSTPELSIEYESDKEDNISVQPDPLTAHRIVIMQQRISELLDEISFRLDRIPLPDGDIDLKRRQQRVMEFCIRLSRNYLYDLTRYVNDIQKHMRAISPSAKIKSGRRGITFHMQIIEQKLIASHQLLLHGLTAYCRHIPCSIPQGHSKKIKELLKVVTDLKDICDHIQLTRNYFGSGDTCTLPLEKETQAKCNAILSKLKLSSGTESQLDDYNTVSNIVIPLNVPRARNRSKRKNLETRLRMYNNMEAKAYKSNFRRKSSACHIKDKKTDTRHNKIIYNEHLSLPQQPNSSPITNAFSKEIIQEDDTKYKTSLKEDDIKTIMGTVPVDSDNDTNLEIQSKHTNRLLLSKKAKVMKESPNKLYNVKFYKGEARHNKLRSSHSNHYNDSINKINDSATSDEVLFEFLPKYQSFQDFNNKDISNGDFRNHIPKKHSVSKSKKEINKDRRNMNLVCLSSLDNISNERTCCNAMSHLDNHKSNSLIQLFISKETEAKFLKYRIEYYHLFKCSPMYSNKTQNKPWNIVAWISDKLVDELINEIAKELEMQDIIQKMYQLEFKEF; from the exons ATGTCATTTTTATTAGCAACTTCGCAACTCGGCTACCTGACGaataaggaaaaggaagactTTTTGTATTCAGACGAGGATGGAGAAAATTACAATTTCAAG taCATATCTGGAAATCGATTCAAGTACATAATAAAAGATgtgcaaagagaaagatgcaGAGACGAGGAGGAACGTGCATGGTGTAGATTTGTAAAACAACAAGAATTAAACAGTAATATAAG cACTAATGAGTATAACAGGGAAGATAGAGAATTAAGAAGATTGGAGGAAGATGCACTTCCGGAATATAAATTAGGATCTTACGTAGAAGGCAGTAAAAGGAATGATCATAAATCTATTTATCCA aTAAAAGAACacggagaagaaaattttacaaacaggataacagaaacaaaaagcaaTGATACTATTACTATCGACATGGATCGGTCGATCTTAAGAGAAGATTTATTGCCATATATgagatttataaaatctaaaagatCTTCAGATCTGAGAAGAACTTCGTCTGATATTGTACAAAGCAAACATCCAAAACAAGACATAGTAGGCAATTTCGAATGCAATTCTACTCCAGAATTGAGCATAGAATATGAAAGcgataaagaagataatatttctGTGCAACCAGATCCACTAACTGCGCATAGAATTGTAATAATGCAACAAAGGATTTCTGAATTGTTAGATGAAATCTCATTCAGATTAGACAGAATTCCACTGCCCGATGGTGACATAGACTTGAAACGGAGACAACAACGTGTTATGGAATTTTGTATAAGATTgtcgagaaattatttatacgatctTACCAGATATGTCAATGACATTCAGAAACATATGCGCGCTATTTCACCATCTGCAAAGATAAAATCTGGTCGTAGAGGCATTACGTTTCACATGCAGATTATTGAACAAAAATTGATAGCTTCTCATCAGTTATTATTGCATGGATTAACTGCTTATTGTAGGCATATTCCTTGTTCAATTCCGCAAGGTCattctaaaaaaattaaagaactATTAAAAGTAGTGACTGATTTGAAAGATATTTGTGATCATATTCAATTGACTAGAAATTATTTTGGCTCTGGAGATACCTGTACGTTACCACTG GAAAAAGAGACACAAGCCAAGTGTAACGCTATTTTGTCTAAGTTGAAACTGAGTTCAGGAACTGAATCGCAATTAGATGATTATAATACAGTTTCAAATATAGTTATTCCACTAAATGTACCACGGGCAAGAAACCGTTCTAAACGTAAGAATTTGGAAACTCGATTgagaatgtataataatatggaAGCTAAAGCATATAAGAGCAATTTTAGAAGAAAATCCTCAG CATGTCatataaaggataaaaaaactGATACACgtcataataaaattatttataacgaacATTTATCTTTACCGCAACAACCAAATTCTAGTCCAATTACGAATgcattttctaaagaaattatCCAAGAAGATGACACAAAGTATAAAACATCCTTGAAAGAAGATGATATTAAGACAATAATGGGAACAGTTCCTGTAGATTCTGATAAT GATACCAACTTGGAAATACAATCCAAGCATACTAATAGATTGCTATTATCAAAAAAGGCAAAGGTCATGAAAGAGTCGcctaataaattgtataatgtaaaattttataaaggcGAGGCGAGacataataaattaagaaGTAGTCATTCAAATCATTATAATGATTCAATAAATAAG ataaatgATTCAGCAACTTCCGACGAAGTATTGTTTGAATTTCTTCCAAAGTATCAATCTTTTcaagattttaataataaagatatttcaaaTGGCGATTTTAGAAATCACATACCGAAGAAACATTCTGTATCAAAAAG CAAAAAAGAGATCAATAAGGATAGAAGAAACATGAATTTGGTTTGTCTCTCATCTTTGGATAACATATCCAACGAACGTACATGTTGTAATGCTATGAGTCACCTGGACAACCATAAAAGT AATAGTCTCatccaattatttatttctaaagaaaCTGAAgcgaaatttttgaaatatagaatcgaatactatcatttatttaaatgtagtCCGATGTATTCTAACAAAACGCAAAATAAGCCATGGAATATTGTGGCATG gATTTCTGATAAACTTGTGgatgaattaattaacgaaattgCAAAGGAACTAGAAATGCAAGATATAATCCAAAAAATGTATCAACtagaatttaaagaattttaa